In Aedes albopictus strain Foshan chromosome 3, AalbF5, whole genome shotgun sequence, the following are encoded in one genomic region:
- the LOC134290088 gene encoding uncharacterized protein LOC134290088, giving the protein MDKQLPGDGSNLTDDKTAYNCAICSRPDHDEDHMVFCEGCKVWLHFSCAGVGSEVEYDENWRCSSCREFDPTKSSDEESDAEGAISVDDTIDGARKSSAPNPQTVSEDEEVAAAIKRMKMEKERMKRRMEQKLALAKAQMELENEKLEMEWALEKQIMEMKIASKAAFQKKREMEKKKLQNQLQELCNGEVRMESEIRKLEKQKEEAKRSVADKKGTRTKPEEIPTRPVSSTPIVHPEASTSTAGAKKKIVDRQDLVVPVEKKKFCGNAKKEENVSKEESESCEESSQADSLSANQSGSSSETTTDEEEEQKDKKKRHRKEKMVPTKAQISARQFLSRKLPIFTGRPDEWPIFISSFNTTTRACGFSNLENLARLQESLKGPAREAVCSRMLLPEAVPQIIDTLRMLYGRPEQLLNTLLAKVRKAEPPKADRLESFISFGMVVQQLCDHLEATQLNDHLVNPLLIQELVEKLPPSTKMDWVRVKRQHTKITLRTLSDFLSDLVSTASEATGIVDVPQNPVNRPGKSKGGKQREYESHTNTHIDDSSKRPEQPRTPCPVCRRTDHRLRNCDEFRKMNVHQRLQVVDRFELCPSCLNAHGKSRCKANIRCKFERCQGQHNTMLHRTVSEMRSDCNAHSATVQLPIIFRMIPVTLSFGKRSVTTMAFLDEGSSYSLIEHSVANQLKAVGKPQPLRVTWTAGMSRLERDSVLLNLDISAVGSQETFPMNNVHTVEQLKLPKQSLNYRELAERYGHLRHLPLIEYPSDSPKILIGLKHLDLFAPIESRVGQSGEPIAIRSKLGWTVYGPQEGGSLRTAYVGHHSCTGISNQGLHDLLKSHYVLEEAGVSVEVLPESAENRRAREILERTTKRVGDRFITGLLWKEEDPSLPDSYPMAARRMRTLEKRLSQMPVLKQNVQNQLIEYQTKGYCHEATVDELRNTSQKKIWYLPLNVVINPKKPNKVRLVWDAAAAVGGVSLNSKLLKGPDFLTSLPSVVCKFREHRIGFGGDIREMFHQLQIRQEDKQALRFMYGGKIYVMDCAIFGATCSPSQALYVKDRNASEFVNRYPAAVDAIVKRHYVDDYFDSTETVEEAVQKASEVRFIHSKGGFEIRNWVSNSTEVLQQLGESKTNQIVHFNTDKSTGNERVLGIVWDSQADVFTFAMKLPENLQPYLSSNQRPTKRIVLSIVMSFFDPLGLLTLFTIQGKIIIQDLWRTGCDWDEAIDDGCFAKWQKWTALLSDVEKIRIPRHYFSGGITLDYDSLELHVFVDASEGAYGCVAYFRMLVDGLPRCSLVQARSKVAPLRQYSTPRLELMAAVLGAKMAETIRENHSLRVKRVQFWTDSSTVYSWIVSDHRRYKVFVAYRIGEILSKTSPSDWRWVRTKLNIADDLTKWKDGTKIESDGQWFTGPKYLYESEDKWPRPEPPRPNVGEELRASCLFHNTESAEALIDCTRISKWNVLVRTMACVLRFISNIRRKQQGLSIELLPVDLAVRKVRRSAVVERSFSREEYQHAERHLWRMAQEESYPDEVKILRRCREGKQGKIERSSMLLKLSPVLDEDNVLRMDGRVQEGEFVPFELQFPVILPRKHPITTKLIEYYHQMFGHANRETVVNQLRQRFYIPAVRREVERIARECVWCRVHKCKPVVPRMAPLPVQRTTPFMRPFSYTGVDFFGPINVVVGRHKEKRWCALFTCFGTRAIHLEIVHSLSTPACLMAIRRFVCRRGVPVEFFSDNGTNFVGASKIVVKKIEADCSEALTSSRTRWNFNPPSAPHFGGVWERLVRSVKKAMEVLDDGRKLTDEVLLTTLAEAEDLVNSRPLTYVPQEPGNSGSITPNNFLKGLPIGETECGIPPTSEAEALRDSHKRAQMLADRLWKRWLVEYLPHINRRTKWHEEQPTLEVGEIVYVADDDNRKCWVRAIVEEVKPGTDGRIRQALVRTTKGTYRRPVAKLAMPEIRWRKSGYGGEPTPVLRGGAVEAPMTSDRA; this is encoded by the coding sequence ATGGATAAACAATTGCCAGGGGACGGATCTAACCTCACCGATGACAAGACGGCGTACAACTGTGCGATATGTAGTCGTCCGGATCACGACGAGGATCATATGGTGTTCTGCGAGGGTTGCAAGGTATGGCTACATTTCAGCTGTGCCGGTGTAGGATCAGAGGTCGAGTACGACGAAAACTGGCGATGCTCTTCGTGCCGTGAATTTGACCCGACTAAGTCGAGTGACGAGGAAAGCGATGCTGAAGGTGCTATCTCAGTGGATGATACGATTGATGGAGCTAGAAAAAGCAGTGCCCCAAACCCCCAAACTGTCTCGGAAGACGAAGAGGTTGCCGCGGCAATAAAGAGGATGAAGATGGAGAAGGAGCGTATGAAGAGACGGATGGAGCAGAAGCTGGCGCTGGCTAAGGCCCAAATGGAACTCGAGAACGAGAAGCTTGAGATGGAGTGGGCCTTGGAGAAGCAAATCATGGAGATGAAGATTGCATCGAAGGCGGCTTTCCAGAAGAAGAGGGAgatggaaaagaagaagttgCAGAATCAGCTTCAGGAATTGTGTAACGGCGAAGTGCGGATGGAATCTGAGATCCGGAAGCTGGAGAAGCAAAAGGAAGAAGCGAAACGATCGGTAGCGGATAAGAAGGGAACGAGAACTAAACCGGAAGAAATACCGACAAGGCCGGTGAGTTCCACTCCGATAGTGCATCCAGAAGCAAGTACGTCCACAGCTGGGGCGAAGAAGAAGATCGTCGATCGACAGGACTTGGTAGTACCAGTTGAGAAGAAGAAGTTCTGTGGAAATGcgaaaaaagaagaaaatgtgTCCAAAGAAGAAAGTGAGAGTTGTGAAGAGAGCTCACAAGCGGATTCGCTGAGCGCGAATCAGAGCGGATCGTCTAGCGAAACAACGACCGACGAAGAGGAAGAACAGAAGGACAAGAAGAAGCGACATCGGAAGGAAAAAATGGTCCCAACGAAAGCACAAATATCAGCGAGGCAGTTTCTATCGCGAAAGCTGCCAATATTCACCGGCCGGCCAGACGAATGGCCTATATTTATTAGCAGCTTTAATACGACGACCAGAGCTTGCGGGTTTTCAAACCTTGAAAACCTGGCACGATTGCAGGAGAGCTTGAAAGGCCCTGCGAGAGAGGCGGTGTGCAGTAGGATGTTGTTGCCAGAAGCGGTCCCTCAAATCATTGACACGCTGCGGATGTTATACGGGCGGCCGGAACAACTGCTCAACACACTACTAGCGAAGGTACGGAAAGCGGAACCTCCGAAGGCAGACCGGTTAGAATCGTTCATCAGCTTTGGGATGGTGGTTCAACAGTTGTGTGATCACCTCGAAGCGACGCAACTGAATGATCACCTAGTGAACCCACTGTTGATACAAGAACTGGTCGAGAAGCTACCACCGTCGACGAAAATGGATTGGGTCCGAGTGAAGCGGCAGCACACCAAGATCACCCTGCGTACGCTGTCTGATTTCCTGTCGGATCTGGTGTCTACGGCAAGTGAGGCGACTGGGATAGTTGATGTACCGCAGAATCCAGTAAATCGTCCCGGGAAGTCCAAAGGAGGGAAGCAAAGAGAGTACGAGAGTCATACCAACACGCACATCGATGATTCTTCGAAGAGACCAGAACAGCCAAGAACGCCCTGTCCGGTGTGTCGTCGCACTGATCATAGACTGAGGAACTGTGATGAGTTTCGTAAGATGAACGTTCATCAACGTCTGCAAGTCGTGGATCGATTCGAGCTGTGCCCGTCCTGCTTGAATGCTCACGGGAAAAGCCGATGCAAGGCGAATATCCGGTGCAAATTTGAGAGGTGCCAAGGCCAACACAACACAATGCTGCATCGTACGGTGTCGGAAATGCGTTCGGATTGCAACGCCCACAGTGCGACTGTGCAGTTGCCAATCATCTTTAGAATGATTCCGGTAACGCTGAGCTTCGGGAAAAGATCAGTCACTACTATGGCATTTCTCGACGAAGGTAGCTCTTACTCGTTGATTGAACATTCCGTTGCAAATCAATTGAAAGCGGTTGGAAAGCCGCAACCGCTACGAGTAACTTGGACAGCAGGAATGAGTAGACTGGAACGAGATTCGGTGCTGCTGAATCTGGACATTTCCGCCGTCGGATCACAGGAAACGTTTCCGATGAACAATGTCCACACCGTCGAACAACTCAAGTTGCCCAAGCAGTCGTTAAACTACCGTGAACTAGCCGAACGATATGGCCATCTTCGACATCTTCCGTTGATTGAATACCCGAGTGATTCACCGAAGATCTTGATAGGTTTGAAGCACCTAGATCTGTTCGCTCCTATTGAATCGCGTGTTGGACAAAGCGGAGAGCCGATTGCAATCAGGTCTAAGCTTGGATGGACGGTGTACGGTCCACAAGAAGGAGGTAGTCTGCGTACAGCATACGTTGGCCATCATTCATGCACTGGTATATCGAACCAGGGATTGCATGATCTTCTAAAGTCGCACTACGTATTAGAAGAGGCTGGAGTTTCGGTAGAAGTGCTTCCGGAGTCAGCGGAAAATCGACGAGCCCGTGAAATACTAGAGAGAACAACAAAGAGAGTAGGAGACAGATTCATCACGGGATTGTTATGGAAAGAGGAAGATCCGTCGCTACCGGATAGCTACCCGATGGCGGCACGCCGCATGAGGACTTTGGAGAAACGCTTGTCCCAAATGCCAGTACTAAAGCAAAACGTCCAGAATCAGCTGATCGAGTACCAAACAAAAGGATACTGCCACGAAGCAACGGTCGACGAGTTGAGGAATACTAGCCAGAAGAAGATCTGGTACTTGCCTCTAAATGTTGTCATCAACCCGAAGAAGCCGAACAAAGTTCGTCTGGTTTGGGACGCCGCGGCTGCTGTAGGAGGCGTCTCGCTGAATTCGAAGCTCTTGAAAGGTCCAGACTTCCTAACATCGTTGCCATCGGTGGTGTGTAAGTTCCGGGAACATCGTATCGGATTCGGTGGAGATATCCGAGAGATGTTCCACCAGTTGCAAATCCGCCAGGAAGACAAGCAAGCTCTACGGTTCATGTATGGCGGAAAAATCTACGTGATGGACTGCGCGATTTTTGGAGCGACCTGTTCACCAAGCCAGGCATTGTACGTGAAGGACCGAAATGCCAGTGAATTTGTGAATCGTTACCCGGCTGCAGTCGATGCGATCGTAAAAAGACATTATGTGGACGATTACTTCGACAGTACAGAAACCGTCGAAGAAGCGGTGCAAAAGGCCAGCGAAGTTCGATTCATCCATTCGAAGGGAGGCTTCGAAATCCGGAATTGGGTTTCGAACTCCACCGAAGTCCTTCAACAGCTAGGTGAGTCGAAAACGAACCAAATTGTCCACTTCAATACTGACAAATCCACCGGGAATGAGCGGGTTCTGGGCATCGTCTGGGACTCTCAGGCTGATGTATTCACATTTGCGATGAAGCTGCCGGAAAATCTTCAGCCGTATTTGTCGAGCAATCAACGGCCAACCAAGCGAATTGTCCTCAGCATAGTAATGAGTTTTTTCGACCCTCTGGGACTGCTGACGCTTTTCACTATACAAGGGAAAATCATAATCCAGGACTTGTGGCGTACGGGGTGCGATTGGGATGAGGCAATAGACGACGGCTGTTTCGCTAAGTGGCAAAAATGGACTGCACTGTTGTCAGATGTTGAGAAGATAAGAATTCCTCGTCACTATTTCAGTGGAGGCATAACGCTGGACTACGATTCGTTGGAGCTACACGTCTTTGTAGATGCCAGTGAAGGAGCGTATGGCTGTGTAGCATATTTCCGTATGCTGGTGGATGGACTTCCTCGGTGTTCTCTGGTACAAGCTAGGTCGAAGGTGGCACCGCTTAGACAGTATTCAACACCTCGGTTGGAGCTGATGGCAGCGGTATTGGGTGCAAAGATGGCAGAAACAATACGAGAGAACCATAGTCTTCGAGTGAAACGTGTGCAATTTTGGACCGATTCGAGTACAGTGTATTCCTGGATCGTGTCAGATCACCGCCGATACAAGGTGTTCGTAGCATACAGAATCGGCGAAATCCTGAGCAAGACAAGTCCATCGGATTGGCGATGGGTGCGCACAAAACTAAACATAGCAGATGACCTGACGAAGTGGAAGGATGGAACGAAAATCGAATCCGATGGGCAATGGTTCACCGGGCCTAAATACCTGTACGAGAGTGAAGATAAGTGGCCTAGACCAGAGCCCCCCCGACCAAACGTTGGTGAAGAGCTTCGAGCAAGCTGTCTATTCCACAACACGGAGAGCgcagaagcgttgatcgattgcACTAGAATCTCCAAGTGGAATGTATTAGTCCGAACGATGGCTTGTGTCCTACGGTTCATCTCCAACATCCGCCGGAAACAGCAAGGATTGTCGATCGAGCTGCTACCAGTGGACTTAGCAGTTCGGAAGGTGCGAAGGTCGGCCGTGGTCGAGCGGTCGTTTTCACGAGAAGAATACCAACATGCGGAGCGCCATCTGTGGAGAATGGCACAAGAGGAATCATATCCTGACGAGGTGAAGATTCTACGAAGATGCAGAGAAGGAAAGCAGGGCAAGATTGAGAGGTCTAGCATGCTGTTGAAGTTGTCTCCGGTATTAGATGAAGATAACGTGCTGCGGATGGACGGTAGGGTGCAAGAAGGTGAATTTGTTCCATTTGAGCTGCAGTTTCCAGTGATTTTGCCGAGAAAGCACCCTATAACGACCAAATTGATCGAATATTACCACCAGATGTTTGGGCATGCCAATAGGGAGACGGTAGTCAATCAGCTAAGACAGCGTTTCTATATCCCTGCCGTTCGCAGAGAGGTAGAAAGAATTGCTCGAGAATGTGTTTGGTGCAGGGTGCACAAGTGTAAGCCAGTGGTTCCTCGCATGGCGCCACTCCCAGTGCAAAGAACAACGCCGTTTATGCGCCCATTCAGCTACACCGGAGTGGACTTTTTTGGTCCGATCAATGTCGTCGTTGGGCGGCATAAGGAAAAGCGTTGGTGCGCGTTGTTTACGTGCTTCGGAACAAGAGCCATACATCTGGAAATAGTTCACAGCTTATCCACACCAGCGTGTCTGATGGCTATACGAAGATTTGTCTGTCGGCGAGGAGTTCCAGTAGAGTTCTTTTCCGACAATGGAACTAATTTCGTCGGAGCAAGCAAGATAGTGGTAAAGAAGATAGAAGCCGATTGTTCGGAGGCGTTGACGAGCTCGCGGACGCGGTGGAACTTTAATCCTCCCTCGGCACCGCACTTCGGCGGCGTATGGGAACGGCTAGTTCGGTCGGTAAAGAAGGCTATGGAGGTTTTGGACGATGGACGTAAGCTGACTGACGAAGTATTGTTAACTACATTGGCTGAGGCAGAGGATTTAGTTAATTCTCGACCACTAACGTACGTCCCTCAAGAGCCAGGTAACAGCGGATCCATTACGCCAAATAATTTCCTGAAAGGGCTTCCAATAGGAGAGACTGAATGCGGAATACCACCAACCAGTGAAGCTGAGGCCTTACGAGACAGCCACAAAAGAGCACAGATGCTTGCAGATCGGTTATGGAAGCGATGGCTGGTCGAATATCTACCGCATATCAACCGACGTACAAAGTGGCACGAAGAACAACCGACGTTGGAAGTTGGCGAGATTGTGTATGTTGCCGATGATGACAACAGGAAGTGCTGGGTACGAGCAATCGTTGAAGAAGTGAAACCAGGAACCGACGGAAGGATCAGACAAGCACTAGTCCGAACGACCAAGGGAACCTACAGACGCCCTGTGGCAAAGCTTGCGATGCCTGAGATACGATGGCGTAAATCTGGCTACGGTGGAGAACCTACTCCAGTGTTACGGGGAGGGGCTGTAGAGGCACCGATGACGTCGGACCGTGCCTAA